The genomic interval CAACCCGGGCAGTTTTGGTGCAATTGGTTCATCCCTGAGATTACTTACCTTGTTCTCAGAATCAAACGTTACACCCTCAATATAGTCTTTAACAACTATGGTACCTGCCGCTTCAGCCTGGTTCCAGTCAATCTTGTTGCCGTAGTTGGCATTAGGCATATTCTTCTTAAATTCGAAAAACGCCCTCTTGGCACGGCGTTCTTTCTCTTTGGCATCATTGGTATCCTTAGGATGGCATTTTGAACACTCACTGATATCAAAGGACTCTTTCCCATTATGGCAGGTACCACAATAGCGACCATCTTTGTTATCTTCCTCCATTATTTCAGTCTCTCCTGCCATTTCAAATTCGATATCAACATGGCATAAACGGCATGAATGCTTTGCCCTGTGGTTCCAGTGGCGAAAAACGACAGGCATTTGCCCTTTGTTTTTAACCATTTTATCCAAAACAACTTCACCATATTCATGACTTTTCTTCACTTGAGCAGTACTATCAATTGGCAGCAGCCCGAGAACTGCAAGAACCCCAAAAAACATCCACAATCCGTATCTTTTAATTTTTTCTCCCATCATGTGCTCCTTTTCACTTGTTTTTTACAGTTCCCTACCCTATTATTTAGTTCGTAATTGGCAATTCAATAGCTGCGGATAACAATATCGCATTTAATATACTTCGCCCATCACCTGCTTAACACACCGTTCCACCATACAGCTAAAACTTAACCCCAAGCAAGATATTTAACAGATATTTAATTGTTTACAGACTCAAACATACACTTACCAGCAAAATCCGGCCTCAAATTATCTATATTTTTTTACAATACTATGGTATTAATTCCTCGTAAAATGCAGTTATCATTAAAATGAACAAGGGAGATACTCATGGAAGACAAGCTGCCAATCATCGCCGACTGGTTCATCCAGTATTCAGGTAAAATTATTGCCGCACTCCTCATTTTTATTATCGGCCGCTGGCTGGCGATTCGCCTATCCTCGATGTTTTCAAAAATTCTCGAGAAGAACAAGGTCGAAATAACCCTTGTCAGCTTTCTGAAAAACATTATTTATTATGCCCTGCTTATCGCCGTTCTCATCGCGGCACTTAACCAACTCGGCATCAACACCGCATCTTTTCTCACTGTCGTTGGTGCGGCCGGCCTGGCTATTGGTCTGGCCCTGAAAGACTCATTAAGCAATTTTTCTTCCGGTGTTATGCTCATACTTTTCAGGCCATTTAAAATCGGTGATTTTGTTACCGCTGCTGGTGTTAGCGGCACAGTAAATCAGATCAGTATTTTTAACACTGAAATGGCTACCCCGGACAATCAGAAGATAATCATCCCCAATAGTGCCATCATGGGCGGTGTGATAACCAATGTCACAGCAAACCCAACCAGACGAATTGACCTGGTGGCCGGAATCAGCTATGCAGATGACATCGGAACAGCACGAAAAGTTCTTGAAAAAATTATTGCTGATGACTCGAGAATACTTGCTGACCCGGCAACTAAAATTGCGGTATCAGAACTCGGCGACAGCAGTGTTAACTTTATTGTCAGGCCATGGGTTAATGCCGAAGAATACTGGGATGTACGCTTCTCAATAACAGAGCAGATCAAGCTTCAGTTTGATGCCGCGGGTCTTAATATTCCGTACCCTCAACAAGATGTTCATCTCTTTGTAGAAAAAAATGTTGTTTAAAATACGTAAATTTAAAACTTATCTCAAAAAAGGTGCCATATGAAAAATCCAAAAACAAGGTTCTTATCAGCTTTACTTATCAGTCTATTACTTACTTCCTGTGCCATGCTTTCAAGCCAGCCGGAACCATCCTTTACTCCGATCAATTTAAACGACAAAGTAAGCTCCGGAGAGTATCAGAAAAAAACAGACAACTTCCTGCTTCTCTTTGACGCCTCATCTTCGATGTTTCTGGACTATAACCAGGAGATGAAGTTTAAACAGGCCAAGCGCATTGCCAACCGTATGAACCAGACCATTCCGGATCTTGATCTGCAATCCGGCCTTGGTGTCTTTGGCCCAACAGCCATTGGCCGTGGTAATGGCAGCAAACTATCTTACGGCATGACTAGTTATAACCGTAAAGCCTTTGGCGATGCACTACAGCAAGTCTCCTCACCGTCAGGCAACACCCCAATGACGCAAGCCATTAAGCTTGCCGGAAGCAACCTTGCTGAGAGCAAAGGAAAAATCGCGGTTATTTTGATCAGTGATGCGGAGGATGTTGGCAATCCTCCGCTTGCAGCTGCCACAGAGCTTAAAGCAACGTACGGCGACAGGATTTGTGTTTACACCGTTCTGATTGGCAACAATTCTACCGGCAAAGCAACTATGACCCAGATAGCTAACGCCACCCAGTGCGGATTTGCCACAGATTATGCATCCATAGAAAGTCCTCAGGGTATGGCAGATTTTGTTGAACGAATTTTCCTTGAAAAGGCTACAGATTCAGACGGCGATGGTGTTTTTGACAGCATGGATCAATGCCCTGGAACACCAAAAGGAACACCTGTCGATGCAGTTGGTTGCCCAATCAAAAAGGCAGATGACGATAAAGATTCTGATGGTGACGGGGTATACGACTCTAAAGACCAATGCCCTGGCACACCTTACGGAATCAAGGTTGATCAGTACGGGTGTCCCCTTCCCATTGAA from Desulfobulbaceae bacterium carries:
- a CDS encoding mechanosensitive ion channel; this translates as MEDKLPIIADWFIQYSGKIIAALLIFIIGRWLAIRLSSMFSKILEKNKVEITLVSFLKNIIYYALLIAVLIAALNQLGINTASFLTVVGAAGLAIGLALKDSLSNFSSGVMLILFRPFKIGDFVTAAGVSGTVNQISIFNTEMATPDNQKIIIPNSAIMGGVITNVTANPTRRIDLVAGISYADDIGTARKVLEKIIADDSRILADPATKIAVSELGDSSVNFIVRPWVNAEEYWDVRFSITEQIKLQFDAAGLNIPYPQQDVHLFVEKNVV
- a CDS encoding OmpA family protein gives rise to the protein MKNPKTRFLSALLISLLLTSCAMLSSQPEPSFTPINLNDKVSSGEYQKKTDNFLLLFDASSSMFLDYNQEMKFKQAKRIANRMNQTIPDLDLQSGLGVFGPTAIGRGNGSKLSYGMTSYNRKAFGDALQQVSSPSGNTPMTQAIKLAGSNLAESKGKIAVILISDAEDVGNPPLAAATELKATYGDRICVYTVLIGNNSTGKATMTQIANATQCGFATDYASIESPQGMADFVERIFLEKATDSDGDGVFDSMDQCPGTPKGTPVDAVGCPIKKADDDKDSDGDGVYDSKDQCPGTPYGIKVDQYGCPLPIEGSVTIELRVEFDFDKDTVRPQYRQELQDFADFLTSYPNLTVTLEGHTDNYGSKEYNEELSIRRAKSVRRYLVGEFGLWGNRITTTGYGFSRPEADNTTSQGRQKNRRVYAIIQSN